A stretch of DNA from Henriciella sp. AS95:
GCAGCTGAAGCCCGCTGGGGGAGGGGTGACGAAACCCGGTAAAGCCGGGGCCGAGACTGGCCCAGCTGACGGACCGAGCGCCTCGATCAACGGAGCCCACATGGCGGGTGTGTCCGGAACGCCGTGAACAAAGATGCGCATTGCTGATTGCCTCCAGGCTGCTTGCATCACTTTGAGCCTGCCGGGTCAGAATAACAAGGCGCGCGATTGCGCCTCCTTTACCCGCCGGAATGCTTGCCCTTGATGGGTATCCATTGGCATTGTGTCCGCATTGATTTGGAGGAGATTTCCCATGAAGACGCCTATCACCGAAATGTTCGGCATCGAGCACCCCATTATCCAGGGGGGCATGCATTATGTGGGCTTTGCGGAGATGGCCGCCGCCGTGTCGAACGCTGGCGGCCTTGGCATCATCACTGCGCTGACACAGAAGACCCCCGCCGACCTCGCCAATGAGATCGCGCGCTGCCGCGATATGACGGACAAGCCTTTCGGCGTGAACCTCACCTTCCTGCCGTCAGTGAACCCGCCGGACTATCCAGGGTACATCAAGGCGATCATCGAAGGCGGTGTCAAAGCGGTTGAAACGGCCGGCAACAATCCAGCTCAGGTTCTGCCGGTCCTCAAGGATGCGGGCATCAATGTCATTCACAAGTGCACGGCTGTTCGCCACGCCCTGAAGGCGCAGTCCATTGGATGTGACGCAGTTTCCGTTGACGGCTTTGAATGCGGCGGCCACCCGGGCGAAGACGATGTTCCGAACATGATCCTCCTGCCACGGGCTGCCGATGAGCTTGAGATTCCTTTTGTGTCATCTGGCGGGCAGGCCGATGGGCGCAGCCTCGTCGCATCCCTCGCCATGGGAGCGTCCGGCATGAATATGGGAACCCGCTTCATCGCCACGAAGGAAGCGCCGGTCCACGAGAATGTGAAGCAGGCGATTGTCGCGGCATCCGAATTGGACACGCGTCTGATCATGCGGCCTCTGCGCAATACCGAGCGCGTGCTGAACAATGCTGGGGTCGAGCGTCTTCTTGAGAAGGAAGAGCGGCTCGGTTCGGACATCAAGTTCGAAGACATCATTGAAGAAGTTGCAGGCGTCTATCCAAAGATCATGTTGAACGGCGAAATGGATGCCGGCGCATGGTCGTGTGGCATGGTTGCTGGCCTGATCCACGACATCCCGACCTGTAAGGAACTGATCGACCGGATCATGGCTGAGGCCAATGAGATCATCGAGACGCGCCTGCGCGGTTTCCTTGGAACGGCTGCTGCCGTACCAGCCGAATAATCGAAGAGGAGGTGCCGCTATGGCTCATATCAAGAGAAGTTGGGCCATAGCGGCTGTTTCACTGGTCGCGGCCTGCAGCACAGGCAACAGCAGCGACCCCGCATCCATTTGCACGGGTCTGCTCGCTGGCGATCCGGAGGTAGAGAGTGACCTCGCAGATCTTGGTGCGTCGGTAGAGACCTATTGCGAGTGCTACGCCACCAATATCGATACGCTCGGCGAGGAGGCGCAAACCACCGTCCTGAAGGTCAGCCAGGTCATTGCTGATATCCGGAGCGAGCGAAACGTTGGTGTCGAAGGCGCCGCCGGCATCATTGAGGACGACGCAGAGGACGCCAACGCCTCGACCTACGATATTACGAAACCCGAATTTGAGATCACTGGCCAGTTCGTCGACGGCGTGAGGTTGGTCATGCGGGACAATGACGGCCAGTGTGCGCAGGTGGACATGCGCTGATCAGCGAGCCTCGGACGCGCCGAGTCTTGCGAGCTCATCGGCGCGTTCATTTCCCTCGTCGCCAGCATGGCCTTTAACCCAGATCCACTGGATGTCGTGACGCTCGCATGCGGTCTCAAGCATCTGCCACAAATCCTTGTTTTTTACCGGTTTCTTTGAGGCCGTCTTCCAGCCATTCCGCTTCCATCCATGAATCCATTTGGTCAGGCCGTCTTTCACATAGGTGGAGTCTGTGTGCAGCTTCACCTTTGATGGCTTCTTCAGCGCGTTCAGCGCTTCGATCGCCGCCATCAGCTCCATGCGATTGTTCGTGGTGTCTGGCTCTCCGCCATGAAGTTCTCGCTCGTGGTCACCCGCGCGAAGCAATGCGCCCCAGCCGCCCGGGCCTGGGTTTCCGCTGCACGCGCCATCGGTCCAGATTTCAATTTGATTCGACATGCGTTCTCGCTCGCTTGGTTTGATCGTCACGTCAAGCGGCCGTCAGAATACGTCTGTGGCAATGTCGGGAAGCTGTTGTTTTGGCCGCACAATGGCAAGGAAGAGCGCCGCACAGATCAGCCCTGCAATCGCGCCAATCAGCCCGCCGGACAGAAACGCCCCCAGGGTCGCCGGTCCCGGCATGCCACCGCCGACTAGCCCCGTCGTGCCACCGACAAGTAGTCCGCCCCATATGGCCCCCCAACGATAGTAGGGTCCGTGCTTGCGAATACCCCGGCGCGGAAACAGGCCGATAGAGAAGAAGAGGACAATCCAGGTAATCGGCACGACGATGTAAAATAAATACCAGTTGAAGCCCGCTATCATGATCGCGATGAACGCACCGGCCATAAATCCGTTGCCAGAGCCAAACTGCGATGTCTGCATACCCGCGATCGACATGACTGATCCGAAGGTGAACGCGATGACGGCGGCGACCAGTGCAACGGTGATTGACGCGGCAATCCCACAGAGGAAACACGCAAGCGCCACGCGCCGGATGCGAATTCGCCCATCCCGATCAGCGCGATAATCGTCGTTTCGCTCGTCCCTCGTGCCGACGATCGCCCCGTTGGTGCCGAATTCCGTCATGATGTCCCTCCACCTGTCCAGCGTTGCACGGCAAGGGTGACATGAAAACCGGTCAATCAGGCAGGGGCTGGTTGAGAGGGCGGCAATTTTCAGGCACCATAGTCGCCAGCCGAAACCGCTTTGCGGTGAAAGGCGAGTTTGTCGGCGTACTCCAGCGGGTTTTTGGGGCGCACCAACGCATCGGCCGGGGTATCAGTCCAGTCGACAAGTCTTGTCAGGAAGAAGCGCAGCGCCGCACCGAGACACAGCACAGGCAGCGCGTCGCGTTCGGCGGCCTCTAATGGACGAACGCTTTCATATCCCGCGATCAGCGCGGCGCCCTTGGAGTAATTGTACTCGCTGCCATTCTCGAAGGCCCATGAATTGAGGCAGACGGCAATGTCGTAGGCCAGCACATCGCTACAAGCGAAATAGAAGTCGATGGCGCCTGTAAACTCGTCGCCAAGAAAGAAGGCGTTGTCGGGGAACAGATCCGCGTGGATCGTGCCGCGGGGAATCTGCAGGCTCTGTGGCTTGGCGTCTGCAATCGCTTTCAGATCAGACTTGATGCGCGCGGCGAGGCCGTCTTGCAGGCTGTCTGCTGTTTCGGCGCGTCCACGCCAGAGACCAGGCCAGCTCGCGGGGCCGAGAGAATTTTGCCGGCGTTGATCAAAGTCCGCCAGGGATGCATGCATGCGTGCGAGACCGGCTCCGAGCGAGCGGCATTGTGGCGCGTTAGGTGATTTTGGAGACAGACCATCCAGAAAGGTCACGATGACGGCTGGCCGGCCTTCGAGCTGCCTCAGCGCTTCTCCGTCCTTCCCGGCAACGGGGGCAGGGCACGGAAACGATTTCTGGGCAAGGTGGCGCTTGAGATCGATGAAGTAGGGCAAGTCTTTCGGGTCTGCCCGCCTTTCGAATAGCGTGAGGATGTAGCGGCCTCGGTCAGTCTCCAGATAGTAGTTCGAATTCTCCACACCCTCGGCAATGCCCTTGAAACTCCGAGCTTCGCCGAGGTCATATTCTTCCAGAAACGAGGCAAGCGCTTCATCGCTTACAGTAGTGTAGACAGCCATAGGGGCCGTCTATGCGCTCTTGGCCACCATGTCACGCTGAAGCGTACGACCGGCGAGCAAATAGTGAAGCGCTGCCCACGCATAGACACAGGCGAAAATGACGATGGCGTATTGAAGCCCCTTGCTGTCAGCGTGTGTGCACAAGGCGACAGCTTCTGCGCTGAGGTCGGCGGGCACCTTGCAGGCTTCAATCGACAGACCGAGATCCGACCCGGACAGAATATTGCTCTTGATCAGGCTGGACAGCATGCCTGAAGTGGTGGGTCCGAGCGCGAGGCCGATGAGGTTGGTGAAAAAGAGTGTGATCGCAACCGATGTGGCGCGCATACGGCTGTCCACGACTCCGCCCGAGACGGCATACATCGGGCCGAGATAGAAGTATTTCAGCAGCGCCGCGATCATCAATGGCGGCATGGTCAGCCACAGGACGTTTTGCAGGAAGCCGAACACGTAGAGCGGCACGGCGCACGCCATACCAATGGCGGGCAGCCAGGACAGCGCATTCGGGTGCCGCGATGAAATGCGGTCCGAAATATAGCCGGAGGAGAAGACGCCGATGGCGCCACACAGGCCGAGAATGAGGCTGTAATAGATCGCCGCCTCGCTAAGAGAAAGCTCATGCGTGCGCACGAAATAAGCAGGAACGAAGTGCCCAATGCCATAGCCAGCGAACGATGCAAGCGCTGCACCGATCACGACATGAATGTAGGTGGGTTTACGGGCCAGGATGCCAAGAACCTGCGCAAAGCTGGCCGGTTCGAGCTTTACGGCTTCTGGTGGGTCGGTGTAGCCGCGCGGTGGCTCCTTCATGGTCAGCATGAGAATTGTCGCCAGGATGACGCCCGGTAGGCCCACCAGGATGAAGGCGAGCCGCCAGCCTTCAAGTGATTGCCAGTCGAGCAGGCCTTGCGCCCAGCCCATTCCCGAGCTGCCAAACATGGCGTGGATGTTCTCGCCGGTCACATAGTCATTGATCCAGCCGCCAGCGACGCCGGCAATCATGGCACCGAGAGGAACGCCCAGCGCATAGATCGACACAGCCGTCGCCCGGCTTGTGGGCTTGAAATAGTCGGCGATCATTGATTGAGCCGGCGGCGTACAGCCAGCCTCGCCAATCCCGACGCAGATCCGCAAGACAAACAGCATGATGAAGCTGGTTGCCAGGCCGCACAGGACGGTCATCAGGCTCCACAAGAGCAGGGAGACGATGATGATCCATTTGCGATTGACGCGTTCTGCAACACGGGCAATCGGGATACCGAGTGTCGTGTAGAGCATCGCAAAAGCCAGCCCGCCCAGAAGGCCCATGTGCCAGTCTTCGAGTTGGAGGCTTTCCTTGATCGGGTCGTTGAGGATGGCAAGGATCGACCGGTCAATAAAATTGAAGACGTAGACCAGCAGTAGCGAGCCCAGAATGTAGGCTCGGTATCCGGCGGTCGAATACCCCTCATTTGCGCCGCCAGCGGACGCGCCGCTTACGCCTTCGCCGACCGTTGGGCCTGAAATTGCCATTGTCACTCTCCCAAATTTCCGCTGCATCCTGAATGGTCAGGCAGCGTTATTCGTCGATCCCTTCCGTGCGCATCATGCACGCAGTCCCGCCCCCTGTCTCGCAAAACCGGACCCGTTGACGGTTTTTGTTTCCTAATCGTTTGCGACCATGTCACGCTGAAGCGTGCGCCCGGCGAGAAGGTAGTGCAGGGCTGCCCAGCCATAGCCGCAGATGAAGACAATGATCGACCATTGCAGGCCGCGCGCGTCGGCGCTCTTACAGGCAGCGGCCTCATTTTCCACCAGGGTGGTGAGGTCTTTACACGCCTCGAGCGTCAGGCCGATGCCGGCGCCATTAATGAACATGGTTTTGAAGAAAGTGGACAAGATCCCGATAAGGGGTGGCCCGAGACCATATCCCAGCAGATTGACCACGAAGAGCGTGATGGCGACCGATGTTGCCCGCATGCGGCTGTCAACGACGCCGCCCGCAATGGCGTACATTGGTCCAAGGTAGAAATAGTGAAGCGTTGCAGCCGCCATGAGCGGCGGCATTGCGATCCACAGATTGTCCGCAAGATAACCCATCGCATAGAGGGGGACCGAGAGCCCCATGCCGATCGCGGGCAGCCAGGACAGCGCAGTCGGGTGTCTCATTGACAGCTTGTCCGCGAGAAAGCCTGACAGGAACACGCCGATGGCGGCCATGAGGCCAATAACGATCCCAAACAGCACGGATGCTGTCTGGATCGTCAGTTCATGCGTCCGGATCAGGAAGGATGTCGTGAACTGGGTCACGCCATAACCGACGAATGAAGCCAATGTTGCACCGGCAACGATGTGCCAATAGGTCGGCTTCGACATCAGGACTTTCAGGGCCTCGCCAAAGCTCGCCTTTCCGAGGTTTTGCAGCTTCTGCGGGTCGGTGTAGCCGCGCGGGGGTTCCTTGACGGTGAGCTTCACCAACAAGGCGATGAGCAGGCCCGGCGCGCCGACGACCACGAACGCAATTCTCCAGCCGCTGACGTTCGACCAGTCAACGCCGGAGAAAAGGCCCCCGAGACCGATGGATCCGATCCACGCCCCGAAATCCGCGCCGCTAAGCCCCGCAATCTGTCCGCCGAAGAACGATGCAAGCATGCCTCCCAGCGGCACGCCAAGGGCATAGATTGATACCGCCGTCGCGCGTGATTTCGGCGTGTAGTAGTCTGCAATGATGGACTGCGCTGGCGGTGTACATCCTGCTTCGCCAATGCTCACGCCCACGCGGAACAGGAAGAGCATGAAGAAGGACATCGCAAACCCGCAAATAGCGGTGAAAAATGACCAGAGTGCCACCGAGATGACGATGATCAGAACGCGGTTGTAGCGTTCCGCCGCGCGCGCCAGCGGAATGCCCAGAAATGTGTACAGGAAGGCGAAGGCGGGGCCGCCGAGCAAGCCCATCTGCCAGTCTTCCACGCCGAATTCGAGTTTGATCGGCTCGGTTAGAATGTTGATGATTGTGCGATCAATGAAATTGAAGATGTAGACCGTCAGCAAAGCGCTGAGCACATAGGCCCGGTAACCTTTGGTCCCGTATCCGGTATTGATCGCAGCCGGGGCTGATGTCTCCTGATCGACAGACGCCATCTCATTCCTCCCTTGGTCGCGCGTCTCACCCTTTGTTTGGATGGCGCTGCTTATTTTGTGTCAGGAAAGCAAATCGCGAGCGGCTGTACCAGAGCAAATAACCCAATCGCGAAATTAATTTCACATGTGAAGTATGCGGGTGGAAACATCCCGGACCGCGTTCAGGCGATCCGGAATGTCCAAGTGTCTGTTCTGTAGCGATGTTTACACTTCTGAGGACCAGCGATCCTTCAGGAAGTGGCGTCCCGCCATGAAGAAGCAGAAGGCCGCGACCAGGAAGAAGCAGGCTGTCGCCGCCATCGATTTGCGAAGGCCATTGCCATATGCATCGCAGAGAGCTGCTCCCGTGCCGTCAGCGGGGTCCATGCCCGCACAGAGTTGCGGGTTGAAGGTCTGGAACGCTTCGGTCAGTCCGGCAGACGCGATCTCATTGTTCATGAACATGTCTGACATCATGCCGACGAAGAGCGGCCCGATACCGTTGCCGATCAGGCTGACGAGCAGCAGAAGAACGGCAATCGTGGTCGCTCGCGAGCGTGGGCTCACAATCGATGTGCCGATTGAGTACTGGGCACCAAGATACGAGTAGTGGCAGAAGGCCGCGATCAGCCAGAGGCCGAAGGTCAGCTCGATTGTTGGGGCAAAGAAGGCCGAGATGTAGGTCGGCACCGCAATGAGCAGACCAACTGCTGGCAGCCATGCCACGACGGCAGGGAACCGGTCCGTCAGCTTTTCGGATATAAACCCACCAGCAAACGTGCCCGCTGCAGCAATACCGGCCAGCGGGGCGCCGTACAGTACGGCGGCATCCCGAACGCCGATATCATAGACCCGCTGCAGAAACGGAGCCTGGAAGGTCTGCAATCCATAGCCGACGAATGCGACCAGAGCAGCGCCGATGGAGCCCCACCAGAATGTCTTCTTCGCTCCGAATTCCTTGAAAGCTTCAAATATGCCGGCCTTCTCTATCTTTCTCGAGCTTGGCGGCTCTGTGTAGCCACGCGGCGGTTCCTTGATGGTAAACCAGAGAATGGCCGCGATAATCACGCCCGGCGCACCCACAACGATGAAGGCGATTCGCCAGCCGCCCACTTGCGACCAGTCGATGCCGGAGAACAGTCCACCAAGGCCGATCGAGCCGATCCAGGCTCCAAAATCCTCGCCCTGGATGCCTGCAATCATGCCACCAAAAACCTGAGCAAGAACACCGCCCAGCGTCACGCCCATCGAATAGATGCCAATCGCGTTGGCCCGACTTTTCACGGGGAAATAGTCGGTGAGGATCGAGTTGGCGGGCGGCGTACAGCCAGCCTCCCCAACGGCAACGCCTACGCGGAAGATGAGCAGCCACAAGAAGCCGGCGGCGACACCGCAAAGCGCCGTCATCACCGACCAGATGATGATGCAGAGCGTAATCACCATCACGCGGTTGGAGCGGTCCGCCCACATCGCGATCGGAATGCCCATGACGGCATAAAACAGAGCGAAAGGAGGTCCCGAGAGGAAGCCAAACTGGCTGTCCGTCAGGCCGAACTCGTTGATGATGGGCTGGGCTACGACCGTGATCAGTGTGCGGTCGATAAAGTTCAGCGTGTAAATCAGCATGAGGGCGATAAGGACGTAGAATCGATAACCCCTCGATCCGAAGCCTGTAATATGCCCCTGATGCTGCGCAGCGGTTGTGTCGCTCATGATGGCAGTTCTCCTCCTCAACGCCTCTCTGGGCGCCCAATTCAGTGTTGTTGACTAACATAACCTCGCTGGCAACCCTTTACTTGAAAGTGTTGCGGAAACTGCAGTTTACGTTGGTTTCGGCGGATTTCGTGGGGTCATCTGATCGCGACAGGGTTGATGATTGCCTGGACGGTTCCTTCCAGCTTCGGCACACCCAATGAGAAGAAGAACTCGGTGACCCCATCGGCCGCAAGCTCTTCAGTCACCATGTTTTCCAGGATGTACACGCCATTCTTCGCCAGGAGCGTCAGGTGGACGTCGAATGGCCGGGTCTCGTTCTCGAAGGGAATAGCCTCAACAGCCCAAGTGTCAGACCCGACCGCGACAACCCCGAGATCGGCCAGATACTGGGCACCCTCGACTCCTATGCCTGGCTCGGTTTGTTTCAGCGTATCGTTATCGGCGTTGGCGGCCATATAGCCAGTGTGAAAGATCACGACGTCGTCAGATTCGATGGTTATACCCGCAGTTTCTACAGCGGCGTCGATTTCGGCGCGATTAAAGGCGGTGCCATCGGGGACCGGATCTGCTCCGGTCACCTTCGTCATATCGAGCAGGATGCCACGCGTCGCAATCGGGGGCAGGGCATGCGTCCCGAATTGGGTGAGCCCTGCGGGCGTCACGAAATCAGCGACACTGACGCCATTATAGTATTGGTGGTCGATGCCCATATGGCCCAGCCCGTCGATCTGGCTGCCAATCCCGACCCAGACATCGACGATGTCGTCATTGCCGGTGGCGAGATTGGTGCCGAGCGGTGTGCCGGAGCCGTCCGAGAGCTGCAGAATGGTGACGTCATACTCCCGCGGACCATAGGCGGGCGTATCGCGTCCCGTGGTCATGCCGAGCGCGTAAGTCTTTCCCGTTGTGATCAGCTTTGCAGCCTCGGCCGTTTTTTCAGGCGTCAGATTATTCACTGCGCCTAGCCGATCATCCGGTCCATACTTCGACGGGTACCAGTCCGCCGCTTCCTGTCCTGTCGCACATGCCGCAAGTGCCGCTGCGCAGATTGACGCCAAGCCCAGTCTTGTCATGACCTACCTCCCTTTATTTTGTTGGTTACGACTTTGGCGATGACGCCATGCGCTGTCCAGCAAAACCAGAGCGGGAGGAGGGCGTCAGGCGGCCTTGGAGAGACGGCCTCGACCGTGCGGTTCATCCCAGTCGAGCGCAGGGCCTGCCGGATAGATCCGCGTGGGGTTCACCATGTCATGGCTCTCATAATAGTGCCGTTTGGCATGCATCTGGTTCACCGTTTCGGCGATGCCGGGCCACTGATAGAGGTCGCGCGCATAGGGCCAGAGGTTCTCATAATCGACGATGCGTCGGATATTGCACTTGAAGTGGCCGTGATAGACGAGGTCGAAGCGATACAGCGTCGTCCATAGCCGCCAGTCAGCTTCAGTCGGCGTGTCGCCAGTCAGGAAACGCGAGCGCGACAGCTTCTCGTCCAGCCAGTCGAGCGAATCGAAGAGGGGGTGAACCGCGTCTTCATAGGCCTGCTGTGTGGTCGCGAACCCGGATTTGTAAACGCCATTATTGACCGTGTGGTAGACGCGCTCATTGATCTCGTCGATCTGCTCGCGCTGGTCCTCCGGATAATAGTCTCCAGCTGTTGCACCGACGCCGTCGAAAGCTGAATTGAACATCCGGATAATATCGGCCGACTCATTGTTGACGATTGTGCCCGTCTTCTTGTCCCAGAGCGTCGGAACGGTGACCCGCCCCGTATAGTGCGGGTCGGCCTTCAGATAGACCTCATAAAGGAACTTGGACTCAAAAAGCTTGTCGCTGACGATCCCGTCCGCATCGGATTTGAAGGTCCAGCCATTCTCGCCCATGAACCAGTGCGTATAGGAGACGTCGACCATCTCCTCGAGACCTTTGAGCTTGCGGAAGATCAGCGCCCTGTGGGCCCAGGGGCAGGCATAAGAGACATAGAGATGGTAGCGCCCCGGTTCGGCCTTGAAGCCGCCGTCGCCGGTCGGGCCGGGTGAACCGTCAGCCGTGATCCAGTTGCGGAACTGGCTCTCATGGCGTTCGAATTTTCCGCCGGTCGAGTCCGTATCGTACCATTTGTCCTGCCAGATTCCGTTGTTCAGTAATCCCATTTCTTTCTCCGTGACT
This window harbors:
- a CDS encoding nitronate monooxygenase family protein, yielding MKTPITEMFGIEHPIIQGGMHYVGFAEMAAAVSNAGGLGIITALTQKTPADLANEIARCRDMTDKPFGVNLTFLPSVNPPDYPGYIKAIIEGGVKAVETAGNNPAQVLPVLKDAGINVIHKCTAVRHALKAQSIGCDAVSVDGFECGGHPGEDDVPNMILLPRAADELEIPFVSSGGQADGRSLVASLAMGASGMNMGTRFIATKEAPVHENVKQAIVAASELDTRLIMRPLRNTERVLNNAGVERLLEKEERLGSDIKFEDIIEEVAGVYPKIMLNGEMDAGAWSCGMVAGLIHDIPTCKELIDRIMAEANEIIETRLRGFLGTAAAVPAE
- the rnhA gene encoding ribonuclease HI, encoding MSNQIEIWTDGACSGNPGPGGWGALLRAGDHERELHGGEPDTTNNRMELMAAIEALNALKKPSKVKLHTDSTYVKDGLTKWIHGWKRNGWKTASKKPVKNKDLWQMLETACERHDIQWIWVKGHAGDEGNERADELARLGASEAR
- the thrB gene encoding homoserine kinase; the protein is MAVYTTVSDEALASFLEEYDLGEARSFKGIAEGVENSNYYLETDRGRYILTLFERRADPKDLPYFIDLKRHLAQKSFPCPAPVAGKDGEALRQLEGRPAVIVTFLDGLSPKSPNAPQCRSLGAGLARMHASLADFDQRRQNSLGPASWPGLWRGRAETADSLQDGLAARIKSDLKAIADAKPQSLQIPRGTIHADLFPDNAFFLGDEFTGAIDFYFACSDVLAYDIAVCLNSWAFENGSEYNYSKGAALIAGYESVRPLEAAERDALPVLCLGAALRFFLTRLVDWTDTPADALVRPKNPLEYADKLAFHRKAVSAGDYGA
- a CDS encoding MFS transporter → MAISGPTVGEGVSGASAGGANEGYSTAGYRAYILGSLLLVYVFNFIDRSILAILNDPIKESLQLEDWHMGLLGGLAFAMLYTTLGIPIARVAERVNRKWIIIVSLLLWSLMTVLCGLATSFIMLFVLRICVGIGEAGCTPPAQSMIADYFKPTSRATAVSIYALGVPLGAMIAGVAGGWINDYVTGENIHAMFGSSGMGWAQGLLDWQSLEGWRLAFILVGLPGVILATILMLTMKEPPRGYTDPPEAVKLEPASFAQVLGILARKPTYIHVVIGAALASFAGYGIGHFVPAYFVRTHELSLSEAAIYYSLILGLCGAIGVFSSGYISDRISSRHPNALSWLPAIGMACAVPLYVFGFLQNVLWLTMPPLMIAALLKYFYLGPMYAVSGGVVDSRMRATSVAITLFFTNLIGLALGPTTSGMLSSLIKSNILSGSDLGLSIEACKVPADLSAEAVALCTHADSKGLQYAIVIFACVYAWAALHYLLAGRTLQRDMVAKSA
- a CDS encoding MFS transporter gives rise to the protein MASVDQETSAPAAINTGYGTKGYRAYVLSALLTVYIFNFIDRTIINILTEPIKLEFGVEDWQMGLLGGPAFAFLYTFLGIPLARAAERYNRVLIIVISVALWSFFTAICGFAMSFFMLFLFRVGVSIGEAGCTPPAQSIIADYYTPKSRATAVSIYALGVPLGGMLASFFGGQIAGLSGADFGAWIGSIGLGGLFSGVDWSNVSGWRIAFVVVGAPGLLIALLVKLTVKEPPRGYTDPQKLQNLGKASFGEALKVLMSKPTYWHIVAGATLASFVGYGVTQFTTSFLIRTHELTIQTASVLFGIVIGLMAAIGVFLSGFLADKLSMRHPTALSWLPAIGMGLSVPLYAMGYLADNLWIAMPPLMAAATLHYFYLGPMYAIAGGVVDSRMRATSVAITLFVVNLLGYGLGPPLIGILSTFFKTMFINGAGIGLTLEACKDLTTLVENEAAACKSADARGLQWSIIVFICGYGWAALHYLLAGRTLQRDMVAND
- a CDS encoding MFS transporter, whose protein sequence is MSDTTAAQHQGHITGFGSRGYRFYVLIALMLIYTLNFIDRTLITVVAQPIINEFGLTDSQFGFLSGPPFALFYAVMGIPIAMWADRSNRVMVITLCIIIWSVMTALCGVAAGFLWLLIFRVGVAVGEAGCTPPANSILTDYFPVKSRANAIGIYSMGVTLGGVLAQVFGGMIAGIQGEDFGAWIGSIGLGGLFSGIDWSQVGGWRIAFIVVGAPGVIIAAILWFTIKEPPRGYTEPPSSRKIEKAGIFEAFKEFGAKKTFWWGSIGAALVAFVGYGLQTFQAPFLQRVYDIGVRDAAVLYGAPLAGIAAAGTFAGGFISEKLTDRFPAVVAWLPAVGLLIAVPTYISAFFAPTIELTFGLWLIAAFCHYSYLGAQYSIGTSIVSPRSRATTIAVLLLLVSLIGNGIGPLFVGMMSDMFMNNEIASAGLTEAFQTFNPQLCAGMDPADGTGAALCDAYGNGLRKSMAATACFFLVAAFCFFMAGRHFLKDRWSSEV
- a CDS encoding cyclase family protein — translated: MTRLGLASICAAALAACATGQEAADWYPSKYGPDDRLGAVNNLTPEKTAEAAKLITTGKTYALGMTTGRDTPAYGPREYDVTILQLSDGSGTPLGTNLATGNDDIVDVWVGIGSQIDGLGHMGIDHQYYNGVSVADFVTPAGLTQFGTHALPPIATRGILLDMTKVTGADPVPDGTAFNRAEIDAAVETAGITIESDDVVIFHTGYMAANADNDTLKQTEPGIGVEGAQYLADLGVVAVGSDTWAVEAIPFENETRPFDVHLTLLAKNGVYILENMVTEELAADGVTEFFFSLGVPKLEGTVQAIINPVAIR
- a CDS encoding glutathione S-transferase family protein codes for the protein MGLLNNGIWQDKWYDTDSTGGKFERHESQFRNWITADGSPGPTGDGGFKAEPGRYHLYVSYACPWAHRALIFRKLKGLEEMVDVSYTHWFMGENGWTFKSDADGIVSDKLFESKFLYEVYLKADPHYTGRVTVPTLWDKKTGTIVNNESADIIRMFNSAFDGVGATAGDYYPEDQREQIDEINERVYHTVNNGVYKSGFATTQQAYEDAVHPLFDSLDWLDEKLSRSRFLTGDTPTEADWRLWTTLYRFDLVYHGHFKCNIRRIVDYENLWPYARDLYQWPGIAETVNQMHAKRHYYESHDMVNPTRIYPAGPALDWDEPHGRGRLSKAA